Proteins encoded together in one Jaculus jaculus isolate mJacJac1 chromosome 7, mJacJac1.mat.Y.cur, whole genome shotgun sequence window:
- the Vcpkmt gene encoding protein-lysine methyltransferase METTL21D isoform X1: MAAVLESSVEDPLCSFVRVLEKRDGTVLRLQQYGSGGVGCVVWDAAIVLSKYLETPGFSGHGAHALSQRSVLELGAGTGAVGLMAATLGADVVVTDLEELQDLLKMNIHMNKHLVTGSVQAKVLKWGEEIGNLTSPPDYILMADCIYYEESLEPLLKTLKDISGSETCIICCYEQRTMGKNPEIEKKYFELLQLDFDFEKIPLEKHDEEYRSEDIHIIHIRKKKNCHREIFSHLNPSYYQPG; the protein is encoded by the exons ATGGCAGCTGTGCTGGAATCCTCGGTGGAGGATCCTCTGTGCAGCTTCGTGCGGGTTTTGGAGAAGCGGGACGGGACTGTGCTTCGACTGCAGCAGTACGGCTCCGGAGGCGTAGGTTGTGTCGTTTGGGACGCTGCCATCGTCCTTTCTAAATATCTGGAAACGCCCGGGTTCTCTGGCCACGGGGCCCACGCGCTGAGCCAGCGGTCGGTGCTAGAGCTGGGTGCAGGCACCGGGGCCGTGGGACTCATGGCTGCGACCCTCGG TGCAGATGTTGTAGTCACCGATCTTGAGGAATTGCAAGACCTGCTGAAGATGAATATTCATATGAACAAGCACCTTGTGACCGGTTCTGTTCAAGCCAAGGTACTAAAATG GGGAGAAGAAATAGGAAATTTGACTTCTCCGCCAGACTACATATTGATGGCTGACTGCATATACTATGAAGAG TCTTTGGAGCCATTGCTGAAAACTCTAAAAGATATCAGTGGATCTGAAACTTGTATTATATGTTGTTATGAACAACGTACAATGGGAAAAAATccagaaattgagaaaaaatattttgag CTTCTTCAACTAGACTTTGACTTTGAAAAAATTCCTTTGGAGAAACATGATGAAGAATATCGAAGTGAAGATATTCATATTATACATATCAGAAAGAAAAA AAATTGCCATCGTGAAATCTTTAGCCATCTTAACCCAAGCTACTACCAACCTGGGTAA
- the Vcpkmt gene encoding protein-lysine methyltransferase METTL21D isoform X2: MAAVLESSVEDPLCSFVRVLEKRDGTVLRLQQYGSGGVGCVVWDAAIVLSKYLETPGFSGHGAHALSQRSVLELGAGTGAVGLMAATLGADVVVTDLEELQDLLKMNIHMNKHLVTGSVQAKVLKWGEEIGNLTSPPDYILMADCIYYEESLEPLLKTLKDISGSETCIICCYEQRTMGKNPEIEKKYFELLQLDFDFEKIPLEKHDEEYRSEDIHIIHIRKKKSKLPS; the protein is encoded by the exons ATGGCAGCTGTGCTGGAATCCTCGGTGGAGGATCCTCTGTGCAGCTTCGTGCGGGTTTTGGAGAAGCGGGACGGGACTGTGCTTCGACTGCAGCAGTACGGCTCCGGAGGCGTAGGTTGTGTCGTTTGGGACGCTGCCATCGTCCTTTCTAAATATCTGGAAACGCCCGGGTTCTCTGGCCACGGGGCCCACGCGCTGAGCCAGCGGTCGGTGCTAGAGCTGGGTGCAGGCACCGGGGCCGTGGGACTCATGGCTGCGACCCTCGG TGCAGATGTTGTAGTCACCGATCTTGAGGAATTGCAAGACCTGCTGAAGATGAATATTCATATGAACAAGCACCTTGTGACCGGTTCTGTTCAAGCCAAGGTACTAAAATG GGGAGAAGAAATAGGAAATTTGACTTCTCCGCCAGACTACATATTGATGGCTGACTGCATATACTATGAAGAG TCTTTGGAGCCATTGCTGAAAACTCTAAAAGATATCAGTGGATCTGAAACTTGTATTATATGTTGTTATGAACAACGTACAATGGGAAAAAATccagaaattgagaaaaaatattttgag CTTCTTCAACTAGACTTTGACTTTGAAAAAATTCCTTTGGAGAAACATGATGAAGAATATCGAAGTGAAGATATTCATATTATACATATCAGAAAGAAAAAGTCA AAATTGCCATCGTGA